A region from the Lolium perenne isolate Kyuss_39 chromosome 4, Kyuss_2.0, whole genome shotgun sequence genome encodes:
- the LOC127297189 gene encoding eukaryotic translation initiation factor 3 subunit E: protein MAEYDLTARMVAHMDRHLALPLLEFLQELKVYADAQILQGKISLLSGTNMVDYAMDIHKSLHGTEDVPADMVARRSEVVERLRSLQDAVKPIVDFLSSPQLVQELRADKQYNLHVLQERHQIGPDQIEALYQYAKFQFECGMYSEAADFLAQYRALCTDSERSLSALWGKLAAEILMQNWDVALEELNRLKEIIDANSSSASPVNQLHSRIWLMHWSLFIFFNHENGRNGIIDLFFQDRYLNAIQTNAPHLLRYLAAAVVVNKRRRNMLKELIKVIQQEQQSYKDPITELLECLYVRYDFDGAQQKLVECEQVILNDPFLGKRIQGGNSINVPLRDEFLENARLLIFENYCRIHQCIDISVLAEKMNMTYDEAELWIMNLVKSSKLDAKIDSVKGTLIMTTNRVNVHEQMIESMKNLNARTYMLAKSLLDLGHPPAQEAAR, encoded by the coding sequence ATGGCGGAGTACGACCTGACGGCGCGCATGGTTGCGCACATGGACCGCCACCTGGCGCTCCCGCTCCTCGAGTTCCTCCAGGAGCTCAAGGTCTACGCCGACGCGCAGATCCTGCAGGGCAAGATCTCCCTCCTCAGCGGCACCAACATGGTCGACTACGCCATGGACATCCACAAGTCTCTCCACGGCACCGAGGACGTGCCCGCCGACATGGTCGCGCGCCGCTCCGAGGTCGTCGAGCGGCTGCGGTCCCTGCAGGACGCCGTCAAGCCCATCGTCGACTTCCTCTCCAGCCCGCAGCTCGTGCAGGAGCTCCGCGCCGACAAGCAGTACAACCTGCACGTCCTCCAGGAGCGCCACCAGATCGGGCCCGACCAGATCGAGGCCCTCTACCAGTACGCCAAGTTCCAGTTCGAGTGCGGGATGTACTCGGAGGCCGCCGACTTCCTCGCCCAGTACCGCGCTCTCTGCACCGACAGCGAGCGCAGCCTCAGCGCCCTCTGGGGGAAGCTGGCGGCGGAGATTCTGATGCAGAACTGGGATGTCGCGCTGGAGGAGCTCAACCGGCTCAAGGAGATCATCGACGCCAACAGCTCCTCGGCCTCGCCGGTGAACCAGCTCCACAGCAGGATCTGGCTGATGCATTGGagcctcttcatcttcttcaaccaCGAGAACGGCAGGAACGGGATCATCGACCTCTTCTTCCAGGACAGGTACCTCAACGCTATCCAGACTAACGCGCCCCATCTCCTGAGGTACCTCGCTGCAGCGGTTGTTGTGAacaagaggaggaggaacatgCTGAAAGAGCTGATCAAGGTCATCCAGCAGGAGCAGCAGAGCTACAAGGATCCCATAACTGAGCTCCTGGAGTGCCTCTATGTGAGGTATGACTTTGATGGCGCGCAGCAGAAGCTCGTCGAGTGCGAGCAGGTTATACTGAATGATCCGTTCCTGGGGAAGCGCATCCAAGGGGGGAATTCCATCAATGTTCCTCTGAGGGACGAGTTCCTCGAGAATGCCCGCCTGCTCATCTTCGAGAACTACTGCCGGATACATCAGTGCATCGATATCAGCGTGCTTGCGGAGAAGATGAACATGACCTACGATGAAGCGGAGCTCTGGATAATGAACTTGGTCAAGAGTTCCAAGCTGGATGCCAAGATTGATTCCGTGAAAGGCACTCTCATCATGACCACCAACCGTGTTAATGTCCATGAGCAGATGATCGAGAGCATGAAGAACCTCAACGCCAGGACTTACATGCTGGCAAAGAGCCTGCTTGACCTAGGTCATCCACCTGCACAGGAGGCTGCTCGGTGA